A region of Chloracidobacterium sp. DNA encodes the following proteins:
- a CDS encoding deoxyribodipyrimidine photo-lyase, which translates to MRINERVLKLNDKQPNPKARYVLYWMQMYKRVENNHALIYAIRQTNELKLPLVVYEGLKYYYPWASDRVHTFILEGVEENRLEFERLGIRYIFYLQTDKDAPMQTVAKLAKDAAVIVTDDYPCFIIPEHNRRIAEKADIPVYAVDSNGIIPMSKFEKEEYAAYTIRPKINKLLDQYLKPLANETVDTPSLGIKVDCPETEVAVDNISDLVTSCDIDHSVAPSTHYRGGTANGRARLKNFVSKILPDYDKARSKPDRDGSSRLSSYLHFGFLSPLEIALTVQDADAPQESKDAYLEELIVRRELSFNMTRHNPNYDSLAALPAWVQKTMREHADDERQYVYSLEQLEAGDTHDDLWNAAQREMVVTGEMHNYVRMLWGKNVIAWSPSYEVAFETLVHLNNKYCLDGRDPNSYAGILWCFGKHDRAWFERPVFGLIRYMASHSTGKKFDSKKYIEWTQRLANDAPSVQEDLFS; encoded by the coding sequence ATGCGGATCAACGAGAGAGTCCTTAAGCTAAACGACAAACAGCCCAACCCTAAAGCTCGTTATGTACTCTACTGGATGCAGATGTATAAGCGCGTGGAAAACAACCATGCACTTATTTATGCCATCCGACAAACCAATGAACTAAAATTGCCGCTCGTAGTTTACGAAGGATTGAAATATTATTATCCTTGGGCTTCGGACCGAGTACATACTTTTATTCTCGAAGGCGTTGAAGAAAACCGGCTTGAGTTCGAACGGCTCGGCATTCGATACATCTTCTATTTGCAAACAGATAAAGACGCTCCAATGCAGACGGTCGCAAAACTTGCAAAGGACGCAGCAGTGATCGTGACGGACGATTATCCGTGCTTTATTATTCCAGAACACAATCGACGCATCGCGGAAAAAGCGGATATTCCTGTTTATGCAGTCGATTCAAACGGCATCATTCCGATGTCAAAATTCGAAAAAGAAGAATACGCCGCTTACACGATCAGGCCGAAGATCAATAAGCTGCTCGACCAGTATCTCAAGCCGCTCGCAAATGAAACTGTTGACACTCCGAGTCTTGGCATCAAGGTAGATTGTCCCGAAACCGAAGTAGCTGTTGATAATATCTCCGACCTAGTCACGTCATGCGATATCGATCACAGCGTCGCACCGAGCACTCATTATCGTGGCGGCACAGCAAACGGACGCGCTCGTCTAAAGAATTTTGTCAGCAAAATATTGCCTGATTACGATAAAGCGCGAAGCAAGCCTGATCGTGACGGTTCTTCGCGTTTGTCTTCGTATCTTCATTTTGGTTTCCTGTCGCCGCTTGAGATCGCACTGACCGTGCAGGACGCGGACGCTCCGCAAGAATCGAAGGACGCATATCTCGAAGAACTGATCGTTCGCCGTGAGCTTTCGTTCAACATGACGCGGCACAATCCGAATTACGATTCATTGGCCGCACTTCCCGCGTGGGTTCAAAAAACAATGCGCGAACACGCCGATGACGAGCGGCAATATGTATATTCGCTTGAGCAACTGGAAGCCGGCGATACGCACGACGATCTTTGGAATGCCGCGCAACGCGAAATGGTCGTGACCGGCGAGATGCACAATTATGTCCGTATGCTGTGGGGAAAAAATGTGATCGCATGGTCGCCTAGTTACGAGGTCGCTTTCGAAACGCTGGTCCATCTCAACAACAAATACTGTCTCGACGGACGCGATCCAAATTCATACGCGGGCATCCTGTGGTGCTTTGGCAAACATGACAGGGCTTGGTTCGAAAGACCGGTCTTTGGCCTGATCCGCTACATGGCAAGTCACAGCACTGGAAAGAAATTCGATTCAAAAAAATATATTGAATGGACGCAAAGACTGGCAAATGATGCTCCGTCCGTTCAAGAAGATCTGTTTTCTTAG